A stretch of the Dyella telluris genome encodes the following:
- a CDS encoding phytoene/squalene synthase family protein, with product MFEAKQAAAISLSNASAYQEAILPKVSRTFALTIPQLPPELRDVVANAYLLCRIADTIEDEPVFSPEEKGNYEHAFVDAVIGRVDAREFAADIAPRFSDATSESERDLMSHLPLVLEITETFSASQHDAIVECLSVMSRGMHDFQRVVGLQGLETQRDMDRYCYHVAGVVGEMLTKLLIDFEPELAPQSRTLMRLAISFGQGLQMTNILKDQWEDRSHGVCWLPHDVFARHGVELLDLSAGRQDAHYGDAMIELIGVAHSHLCRAVEYTLMVPARHAGFRRFCLWSIGLAVLTLRNLQDRLDFSSGTQVKVSRAAVAQTIGLTRLSDKYDPAVRFLFGAAARKLPLTPLAPEWDMPQASNAAWPWRRASDFKNARSL from the coding sequence ATGTTCGAAGCGAAACAAGCCGCTGCGATCTCCTTGAGCAACGCCAGCGCTTATCAGGAAGCCATTCTCCCCAAGGTGTCGCGAACGTTCGCCTTGACCATCCCGCAGCTGCCACCGGAGCTGCGCGACGTGGTTGCCAATGCGTACCTGCTGTGCCGCATCGCCGACACCATTGAAGACGAGCCCGTCTTCAGCCCCGAAGAAAAAGGAAACTACGAACATGCGTTCGTCGACGCCGTGATCGGTCGCGTCGATGCGCGCGAGTTTGCCGCGGACATCGCACCCCGGTTCTCGGATGCCACATCGGAAAGCGAACGCGACCTGATGTCCCACCTGCCACTGGTGCTGGAAATCACCGAGACGTTCAGTGCCTCGCAGCACGATGCCATCGTGGAATGCCTCAGCGTGATGTCGCGGGGCATGCACGATTTTCAGCGCGTGGTCGGCCTGCAGGGACTGGAAACCCAGCGCGACATGGATCGCTACTGCTACCACGTCGCTGGCGTGGTCGGTGAAATGCTGACCAAGCTGCTCATCGACTTCGAGCCTGAACTGGCACCGCAGTCACGCACGCTGATGCGCCTGGCCATTTCGTTTGGCCAGGGCCTGCAGATGACCAACATCCTCAAGGACCAATGGGAGGACCGCAGCCACGGCGTCTGCTGGCTTCCCCACGACGTATTCGCCCGTCACGGCGTGGAACTGCTTGATCTCTCCGCCGGGCGGCAAGACGCGCACTACGGAGACGCCATGATCGAACTGATCGGCGTGGCGCACTCGCATCTCTGCCGCGCGGTGGAATACACCCTGATGGTGCCGGCGCGCCATGCCGGGTTCCGCCGTTTCTGCCTGTGGAGCATCGGCCTGGCCGTACTCACCCTGCGCAACCTGCAGGACCGGCTGGACTTTTCCTCCGGCACGCAGGTGAAGGTATCCCGCGCAGCCGTTGCGCAGACCATCGGCCTGACACGACTCTCCGACAAGTACGACCCCGCCGTGCGCTTCCTGTTCGGCGCGGCCGCGCGCAAATTGCCGCTCACGCCGCTGGCCCCCGAGTGGGACATGCCGCAGGCAAGCAACGCGGCATGGCCCTGGCGAAGGGCCTCGGATTTCAAGAACGCCCGGTCGCTATGA
- the hpnA gene encoding hopanoid-associated sugar epimerase yields MRSLVTGATGFVGSAVARRLLREDHHVRVLARPGSDRRNLLGLNVEVVEGDLADASSLARICDGCDALFHVAADYRLWAPRPQELYQTNVEGTRALLDAARRAGVARVVYTSSVATLGLPKDGAPGDEATPVSLGDMVGHYKRSKFLAEQLVREYAAQGLPVVIVNPSTPIGPRDIKPTPTGRIVRDAMAGRMPAYVDTGLNVVHVDDVADGHWLAFAKGVVGERYVLGGANLSLRDLLFQIAEIVGRPPPRWRLPHGAVMPVAYVAEAWARLSGRPPIATVEEVRMSRKRMFFSSARAERELGYAAGPVRLALEDAVAWFSLHR; encoded by the coding sequence GTGAGGTCACTGGTTACCGGTGCCACCGGGTTCGTCGGTTCCGCCGTGGCGCGGCGATTGCTGCGCGAAGATCACCACGTGCGGGTGCTGGCGCGACCGGGTTCGGACCGGCGCAACCTGCTGGGCCTGAACGTGGAGGTGGTGGAAGGCGATCTCGCCGATGCGTCGTCGCTGGCAAGGATTTGCGATGGCTGCGATGCGTTGTTCCACGTGGCCGCCGATTACCGTCTGTGGGCGCCGCGTCCGCAGGAGTTGTACCAGACCAATGTCGAGGGCACCCGCGCCCTGCTGGATGCCGCACGGCGCGCCGGTGTCGCGCGCGTGGTCTACACCAGCAGTGTCGCCACGCTCGGTCTTCCGAAGGATGGTGCGCCCGGCGACGAGGCTACGCCGGTGTCCCTGGGAGATATGGTCGGTCACTACAAGCGCTCCAAGTTCCTGGCCGAACAGTTGGTGCGCGAATACGCTGCGCAGGGTTTGCCGGTGGTCATCGTGAACCCGTCCACGCCGATCGGGCCGCGTGACATCAAGCCCACGCCCACCGGGCGCATCGTGCGCGACGCCATGGCCGGGCGCATGCCCGCCTATGTCGACACCGGGCTCAACGTGGTGCACGTGGATGATGTGGCTGACGGGCACTGGCTGGCCTTCGCCAAAGGCGTCGTGGGTGAGCGCTATGTGCTGGGCGGCGCCAACCTCAGCCTGCGCGACCTGTTGTTCCAGATTGCCGAGATCGTGGGCCGCCCGCCGCCACGCTGGCGCTTGCCGCACGGTGCGGTGATGCCCGTGGCGTACGTCGCGGAAGCCTGGGCACGGCTGTCCGGCAGGCCGCCCATCGCTACCGTGGAGGAGGTGCGTATGTCGCGCAAGCGCATGTTCTTCAGCAGTGCCAGGGCGGAGCGCGAGCTGGGCTACGCGGCAGGGCCCGTTCGACTGGCGCTGGAGGATGCCGTGGCCTGGTTCAGCCTGCATCGCTGA
- a CDS encoding ferritin-like domain-containing protein, translated as MPDDAVAAADHTMRHWEGGEPGRIKVGSEAHKRLFCRMLLDTHNPYKPAVIDWPALGPDALHRITSLPIWDIAVQTEGKAKLRVATYTQTVSDPLLHEALTMDGDEEARHKVVLSKMVAAYGIALAPEPEYEVPKDPEWGWLVTGYSECIDSFFAFGLFESAKRTGYFPGELVETFEPVMQEEARHILFFANWVAWYRKQLPWWRRPAFELKVLRVWLFLIWERIGIAKGLDGNGEMQDANFTLTGHEQIGLDLKLGELLDMCLTQDSYRMGGYDERLLRPTFVPRLARLARRFVK; from the coding sequence ATGCCCGATGACGCCGTAGCTGCCGCCGACCACACCATGCGCCACTGGGAGGGCGGCGAGCCTGGCCGCATCAAGGTCGGCTCGGAGGCCCACAAGCGGCTGTTCTGCCGGATGCTGCTGGACACGCACAACCCGTACAAACCCGCCGTGATCGACTGGCCGGCACTGGGACCCGATGCGCTTCACCGCATCACGTCCCTGCCTATCTGGGACATTGCCGTGCAGACCGAGGGCAAAGCCAAGCTGCGCGTCGCCACCTATACCCAGACCGTGAGCGATCCTCTGCTGCACGAAGCACTCACCATGGACGGCGACGAGGAAGCACGCCACAAGGTGGTGCTCAGCAAGATGGTGGCGGCCTATGGCATCGCACTGGCGCCCGAGCCGGAATACGAAGTGCCCAAGGACCCGGAATGGGGCTGGCTGGTTACCGGCTACAGCGAATGCATCGACAGTTTCTTTGCTTTCGGCCTGTTCGAGTCCGCCAAGCGCACCGGCTATTTCCCGGGCGAACTGGTGGAAACCTTCGAACCGGTCATGCAGGAAGAGGCGCGCCACATCCTGTTCTTCGCCAACTGGGTGGCGTGGTATCGCAAGCAGTTGCCGTGGTGGCGGCGCCCGGCCTTCGAGCTCAAAGTGCTGCGGGTGTGGCTGTTTCTGATCTGGGAACGCATCGGCATCGCCAAAGGCCTGGACGGCAACGGCGAAATGCAGGACGCCAACTTCACCCTCACCGGGCACGAACAGATAGGCCTGGACCTGAAACTGGGCGAGCTGCTGGACATGTGCCTGACACAGGACAGCTATCGCATGGGCGGCTATGACGAACGCCTGCTGCGCCCCACCTTCGTGCCGCGCCTGGCCCGCCTGGCCAGGCGATTCGTGAAATAG
- a CDS encoding lysylphosphatidylglycerol synthase domain-containing protein → MKYVVYIAGLLGLAAAIILVTHQNWSAIENAFNHAGWALLWLLPFHALPLFLDVLGWRALLAPSDPKRKAGTPFLFWVATVREACNRLLPVANVGGEIVGIRLVKWRGLEGAPVAASVIMEVLLTLVSQYIFVALGLLLLIGMAGHIGTLNSVIGAVAASLPLPIGLIWILRHGQLFSRLETFAEKMLGGPSRFTELLDGARLDEEVRKLYSRPARLGVACAWQVAGFVVGSFESWLALQLLGFPISVWDAIAIEATTQAVRHIIFFVPAGLGVQEGGLVLFGNIIGLPADAAIALSLVKRAREVGFGVPALLSWQWAEAHRMHRRWLTRRKPKLSETS, encoded by the coding sequence ATGAAATATGTCGTCTACATCGCCGGCCTGCTCGGGCTGGCTGCCGCGATCATCCTGGTGACGCACCAGAACTGGTCCGCCATCGAGAACGCGTTCAACCATGCAGGCTGGGCCCTGCTCTGGCTGCTGCCATTCCATGCCCTGCCGCTGTTTCTGGATGTGCTCGGCTGGCGCGCGCTGCTTGCGCCCAGCGACCCAAAGCGCAAGGCCGGCACGCCGTTCCTGTTCTGGGTCGCCACGGTGCGGGAGGCCTGCAACCGCCTGCTGCCGGTGGCCAATGTCGGCGGCGAGATCGTGGGCATCCGCCTGGTCAAGTGGCGCGGACTCGAGGGCGCCCCCGTGGCCGCCAGCGTGATCATGGAGGTGCTGCTGACCCTGGTCAGCCAGTACATCTTCGTGGCGCTGGGCCTGTTGCTGCTGATCGGCATGGCCGGGCATATCGGCACGCTCAATTCGGTGATCGGCGCCGTGGCAGCCTCACTGCCTTTGCCCATCGGGTTGATCTGGATACTGCGCCACGGCCAGCTGTTCTCGCGGCTGGAGACGTTCGCCGAGAAAATGCTGGGCGGCCCGTCGCGTTTCACCGAGCTGCTGGACGGTGCGCGGCTGGACGAGGAAGTGCGCAAGCTCTACAGCCGCCCGGCCCGCCTCGGCGTTGCCTGCGCCTGGCAGGTAGCCGGCTTTGTGGTCGGCAGTTTCGAAAGCTGGCTGGCCCTGCAGCTGCTGGGCTTTCCCATCTCCGTGTGGGACGCCATCGCCATCGAGGCGACCACCCAGGCGGTGCGTCACATCATCTTCTTCGTGCCGGCCGGGCTGGGCGTGCAGGAAGGCGGGCTGGTGCTGTTCGGCAACATCATCGGCCTGCCCGCCGACGCCGCCATCGCGTTGTCGCTGGTGAAGCGCGCGCGTGAGGTAGGCTTTGGCGTACCGGCCCTGCTGTCCTGGCAGTGGGCAGAAGCACATCGGATGCATCGTCGCTGGCTGACGCGCCGCAAGCCGAAGCTTTCCGAGACATCCTGA
- the hpnK gene encoding hopanoid biosynthesis-associated protein HpnK, giving the protein MTAPPAPSQPRLIVTADDFGLHSAVNEAVERGFRDGVLRAASLMVTAPAVADAVARARQLPGLAVGLHLVLADGRSALPAPHIPALVDARGYFGDNMAGDGFRFFFLPHVRRQLAAEIRAQFEAFAATGLPLDHVNAHKHFHLHPTVLSLMLSIGRDFGLRAVRWPAEPGSGPWLKPWLALMRYRLRRAGMRTNDRVFGIRHTGGMNEQVLLDVLQHLPDGLNELYLHPATHDELTPAMASYRHADELAALLSPRVRQAVAEHCRLCHGFSDPAAA; this is encoded by the coding sequence ATGACTGCGCCACCGGCACCCTCCCAACCACGACTGATCGTCACGGCCGACGACTTCGGCCTGCACTCCGCCGTCAACGAAGCGGTGGAGCGCGGCTTTCGCGACGGCGTGCTGCGTGCGGCCAGCCTGATGGTCACTGCCCCTGCGGTGGCTGATGCCGTGGCGCGTGCGCGACAGCTTCCCGGCCTCGCCGTGGGCCTGCACCTGGTACTCGCGGACGGGCGATCCGCGCTGCCGGCACCGCACATACCAGCCCTGGTCGATGCGCGCGGATACTTCGGCGACAATATGGCGGGCGACGGCTTCCGCTTCTTCTTCCTGCCGCACGTGCGCAGGCAACTGGCGGCGGAGATTCGCGCCCAGTTCGAAGCGTTCGCCGCCACCGGCCTGCCGCTGGACCACGTCAACGCCCATAAACATTTCCATCTTCATCCGACGGTGCTTTCCTTGATGCTTTCCATTGGGCGCGACTTCGGTCTTCGCGCCGTACGCTGGCCAGCCGAACCGGGTTCCGGCCCCTGGCTGAAACCCTGGCTTGCGCTGATGCGCTACCGTTTGCGCCGCGCGGGCATGCGAACCAACGACCGCGTTTTTGGCATCCGGCACACCGGCGGCATGAACGAACAGGTGTTGCTGGACGTGCTGCAACACCTGCCGGACGGACTCAACGAGCTCTACCTGCACCCGGCCACGCACGACGAACTCACCCCCGCCATGGCCAGCTACCGGCACGCCGACGAACTGGCCGCGCTATTGTCGCCGCGCGTGCGGCAGGCAGTGGCGGAACATTGCCGGCTATGCCACGGCTTCAGCGATCCGGCGGCGGCATGA
- the hpnJ gene encoding hopanoid biosynthesis associated radical SAM protein HpnJ, translated as MKTLFLQAPSFDGFDGGAGSRYQAKREIKSFWYPTWLAQPAALVPDSRVLDAPVEELSVEDTLSIASVYDLVIIHTSTPSFPTDAKFAELLKERKPGILIGMVGAKVAVEPDASLLASPAIDFVAREEFDYTCKEVAEGRHFKDIAGISYKLADGSVQHNPARATIEHMDDLPFVAPIYKRDLKIDRYFIGYLMHPYVSIYTGRGCRSKCTFCLWPQTVGGHRYRVRSAANVLAEAKWIKENMPEVRELMFDDDTFTDSSNMDRVHEIARGLHAMGWTWSCNAKANVPYDSLKIMKENGLRLLLVGYESGDDQILHNIKKGLRTDIARTFTENCRKLGITVHGTFILGLPGETKETIARTIEYAKEINPHTIQVSLAAPYPGTSLYKQAIENGWLEENTSTHLVNDKGVQLAMISYPHLSKEEIFHGVETFYRSFYFRPSKIWEIVKEMAGSWEMTKRRLREGVEFFHFLRAHEA; from the coding sequence ATGAAGACGCTTTTTCTGCAAGCCCCTTCGTTTGACGGTTTCGACGGCGGCGCCGGCTCCCGCTACCAGGCCAAGCGCGAGATCAAGAGTTTCTGGTATCCCACCTGGCTCGCACAGCCGGCCGCGCTGGTCCCCGATTCGCGCGTGCTGGACGCTCCCGTGGAAGAGCTGTCGGTCGAAGACACCCTCAGCATTGCCAGCGTATACGACCTGGTGATCATCCATACCAGCACCCCCTCGTTCCCCACCGACGCGAAGTTCGCCGAGCTCCTCAAGGAGCGCAAACCCGGCATTCTCATCGGCATGGTGGGCGCCAAGGTGGCGGTGGAACCGGATGCCTCACTGCTCGCATCGCCCGCCATCGATTTCGTGGCGCGCGAGGAGTTCGATTACACCTGCAAGGAAGTAGCGGAAGGTCGTCACTTCAAGGACATCGCCGGCATCAGTTACAAGCTGGCCGACGGCAGCGTGCAGCACAACCCGGCGCGCGCCACCATCGAACACATGGATGACCTGCCCTTCGTGGCGCCGATCTACAAGCGCGACCTGAAGATCGATCGCTATTTCATTGGCTACCTGATGCATCCGTACGTGTCGATCTACACCGGCCGCGGCTGCCGCTCCAAGTGCACGTTCTGCCTGTGGCCGCAGACCGTAGGTGGACACCGCTATCGTGTGCGCTCGGCCGCCAACGTGCTGGCCGAGGCGAAGTGGATCAAGGAGAACATGCCCGAGGTCCGCGAACTGATGTTCGACGACGACACGTTCACCGACAGCTCCAACATGGATCGGGTGCACGAGATCGCGCGCGGCCTGCATGCCATGGGCTGGACATGGAGCTGCAACGCGAAGGCCAACGTGCCTTACGACTCGTTGAAGATCATGAAAGAGAACGGCCTGCGCCTGTTGCTGGTGGGTTACGAGTCCGGCGACGACCAGATCCTGCACAACATCAAGAAGGGCCTGCGCACCGACATCGCGCGCACTTTCACTGAAAACTGCCGCAAGCTCGGCATCACCGTGCATGGCACCTTCATCCTCGGCCTGCCTGGCGAAACCAAGGAAACCATCGCGCGCACCATCGAGTACGCCAAGGAAATCAACCCGCACACCATCCAGGTGTCGCTGGCCGCCCCCTACCCCGGCACTTCGCTGTACAAGCAGGCCATCGAGAACGGCTGGCTGGAGGAAAACACCTCGACGCACCTGGTCAATGACAAGGGCGTGCAGCTGGCCATGATCAGCTACCCGCACCTGTCCAAGGAAGAGATATTCCACGGCGTGGAAACCTTCTACCGCAGCTTCTATTTCCGCCCGTCCAAGATCTGGGAGATCGTCAAGGAAATGGCCGGGAGCTGGGAGATGACCAAACGACGACTGCGCGAGGGCGTGGAGTTCTTTCACTTCCTGCGTGCACACGAGGCGTGA
- the hpnI gene encoding bacteriohopanetetrol glucosamine biosynthesis glycosyltransferase HpnI: MVDCARTDFMPPYPADSSLLSWSGIALALCATAYACLSLWAWFRCARMNKHRRADVNDQASRPVSLLKPLHGAEPRLYENLHSFCDQRYADYELLFGVHDPEDPAIAVVQRLQREFPQRPMALVIDPTVHGANRKVSNLINLLPHARHDWLVLADSDISVTPDYLARITAPLNDPRTGIVTCLYHGMAGGALSARMGKLFIDDWFAPSVRLSHAFGSTRFAFGSTIALRRDALEAIGGFEALKDTLADDFWLGERTRRLGLHTVLSDVVVGTDVTETRLASLWVHELRWLRTIRAISPAGFFFSFICFTWPLLVLALLLSPSVPCLIVALLGVAARIARYAAGWQVNARSSRWRDIWLTPFRDGLLLLEWAGALIRWQVDWRGQVLHARDHAPPRYP; the protein is encoded by the coding sequence ATGGTGGACTGCGCTCGAACCGACTTCATGCCGCCTTATCCCGCCGATTCATCGCTGCTTTCCTGGTCCGGCATCGCACTGGCCCTGTGCGCCACGGCGTATGCATGCCTGAGCCTCTGGGCCTGGTTTCGGTGTGCTCGCATGAACAAGCATCGGCGAGCGGATGTGAACGATCAGGCAAGCCGCCCCGTCAGCCTGCTCAAACCATTGCATGGCGCCGAACCGCGCCTCTACGAGAACCTGCACAGCTTCTGCGATCAGCGTTACGCCGACTATGAACTGCTTTTTGGCGTGCACGACCCGGAGGACCCCGCCATCGCCGTGGTGCAACGCCTGCAGCGCGAGTTCCCGCAACGCCCCATGGCACTGGTGATCGACCCCACGGTGCACGGCGCCAACCGCAAGGTCAGCAACCTGATCAACCTGCTGCCGCACGCGCGCCACGACTGGCTGGTGCTGGCCGACAGCGACATCAGCGTGACGCCGGATTATCTTGCGCGTATCACCGCACCATTGAACGACCCACGCACGGGCATCGTGACCTGCCTCTACCACGGCATGGCCGGCGGCGCGCTCAGTGCGCGCATGGGCAAGCTGTTCATCGACGACTGGTTCGCGCCCTCCGTGCGCCTGTCGCACGCATTTGGCTCCACCCGCTTTGCCTTCGGCTCCACCATCGCCTTGCGGCGCGATGCACTGGAAGCCATCGGCGGCTTCGAAGCCCTGAAAGACACCCTGGCTGACGATTTCTGGCTGGGCGAACGCACGCGCCGGCTGGGCCTGCATACCGTGCTGAGTGACGTCGTGGTGGGTACCGACGTCACCGAAACCCGCCTTGCCAGTCTCTGGGTGCACGAGCTGCGCTGGCTGCGCACCATCCGGGCCATCTCGCCAGCGGGATTCTTCTTCAGCTTTATCTGCTTCACCTGGCCCCTGCTGGTGCTCGCTCTCCTGCTTTCGCCCTCCGTGCCTTGCCTGATCGTCGCCCTGCTGGGCGTCGCGGCGCGCATCGCACGCTACGCCGCCGGTTGGCAGGTCAACGCAAGATCTTCGCGCTGGCGAGACATCTGGCTCACCCCTTTCCGGGACGGGCTATTGCTGCTGGAATGGGCGGGCGCGCTGATCCGCTGGCAAGTGGACTGGCGCGGCCAGGTGCTGCATGCGCGCGACCACGCGCCGCCGCGGTATCCTTGA
- a CDS encoding DUF2147 domain-containing protein, translating into MAAAQAAPGNEAAATAIEGDWLVASRDAIIRIQAQGDSFIGTIVWQLHDTYGPEDGPELNGRIVTDRHNPDPALRSRPLTGLRLLWGLHYDAAAKAWVDGFVYNSDNGKQYHCEVHVPSPDTLVLRGYIGIPLLGGSTTWTRTHEPFPARSSSVRSTN; encoded by the coding sequence ATGGCGGCCGCGCAGGCGGCGCCCGGGAATGAAGCGGCTGCCACGGCCATCGAAGGTGACTGGCTGGTGGCAAGCCGCGACGCCATCATCCGCATCCAGGCGCAGGGTGACAGCTTTATCGGCACCATCGTGTGGCAACTGCACGACACCTACGGCCCGGAAGATGGGCCCGAGCTCAACGGCAGGATCGTCACGGATCGCCACAACCCCGACCCGGCCCTGCGTTCACGCCCGCTGACCGGGTTACGCCTGCTCTGGGGGCTGCATTACGACGCCGCGGCAAAGGCCTGGGTGGATGGCTTCGTGTACAACTCCGACAACGGCAAGCAATACCACTGCGAAGTGCATGTGCCATCGCCGGATACGCTGGTGCTTCGTGGCTACATCGGCATTCCGCTGCTGGGTGGAAGCACCACATGGACGCGTACGCACGAGCCGTTTCCTGCGCGATCCAGCAGCGTTCGTTCGACGAATTGA
- the idi gene encoding isopentenyl-diphosphate Delta-isomerase: protein MVSFQDEPLVLVDEHDRETGFLDKAAAHLGQGILHRAFSLFVFNTQGELLLQQRAKGKRLWPGYWSNTCCSHPRRGETMEVAIHRRLGEELGMQCEFQFQFKFQYQAQFDAEGAENELCWVYAGRTDVAPVANIHEIAALRYIAPDTLDREIAAHPERFTPWFKIEWDRLRREHAHVFAPPASLAS from the coding sequence GTGGTTTCCTTCCAGGACGAACCCCTCGTGCTGGTGGACGAGCACGACCGCGAAACCGGCTTCCTCGACAAGGCGGCCGCGCACCTTGGACAAGGCATCCTGCATCGTGCCTTTTCGCTGTTCGTGTTCAACACGCAGGGCGAACTGCTGCTGCAGCAGCGCGCCAAGGGCAAGCGCCTGTGGCCGGGTTACTGGTCAAATACCTGCTGCAGCCACCCGCGCCGTGGCGAGACGATGGAGGTGGCCATCCACCGCCGGCTTGGCGAAGAGCTGGGCATGCAGTGCGAGTTCCAGTTCCAGTTCAAGTTCCAGTATCAGGCCCAGTTCGACGCCGAAGGGGCGGAGAACGAACTTTGCTGGGTTTACGCCGGTCGCACGGATGTTGCACCCGTCGCCAATATCCATGAGATCGCCGCGCTGCGGTACATCGCGCCCGATACGCTCGATCGCGAGATTGCCGCGCACCCGGAGCGCTTCACGCCCTGGTTCAAGATCGAGTGGGATCGCCTGCGGCGTGAACATGCGCACGTGTTCGCTCCGCCGGCGAGCCTGGCGTCCTGA
- the hpnH gene encoding adenosyl-hopene transferase HpnH, which translates to MIPLGIPLIQQTKIARYIISKKLSGQKRYPLAMMLEPLFQCNLACAGCGKIDHPKEILQKRMSVEDALRAVDECGAPVVSIPGGEPLIHKEMPQIVQGLIAREKFIYLCTNALLLTKHIDEYTPSPYFTWSVHLDGLQERHDASVCMEGVFDKAVAAIRLALSRGFRVTINCTLFNNEQADEIAKFFDFAMSLGIEGITVSPGYSYQHAPRQDVFLGRTESKQLFRDVFRIGRERKSKWVFNQSSMFLDFIAGNQSYQCTPWSNPTYNIFGWQKPCYLLVDEGYASSYKELIEDTEWDKYGVGINPKCDNCMAHCGFEGTAVDDTFAHPLKAARVATFGPRIDGAMAPDLPVLYGDRADATAIRIPISAIQRSSSSHGADTGR; encoded by the coding sequence GTGATTCCGTTGGGCATTCCTCTGATTCAGCAAACCAAGATCGCGCGTTACATCATCAGCAAGAAGTTGAGTGGGCAGAAGCGTTACCCGCTGGCGATGATGTTGGAGCCCCTGTTTCAGTGCAATCTGGCCTGTGCCGGTTGCGGCAAGATCGATCATCCGAAAGAGATCCTGCAGAAGCGCATGAGCGTAGAAGATGCGCTGCGGGCCGTGGATGAGTGCGGTGCGCCGGTGGTGTCCATTCCCGGTGGCGAGCCGCTGATCCACAAGGAGATGCCGCAGATCGTGCAGGGCCTGATTGCCCGCGAGAAGTTCATCTACCTGTGCACCAATGCGTTGTTGCTGACCAAGCACATCGACGAGTACACACCGTCGCCGTACTTCACCTGGTCCGTGCATCTGGATGGCCTGCAGGAGCGGCATGACGCATCGGTGTGCATGGAAGGCGTGTTCGACAAGGCGGTGGCGGCGATCCGGCTGGCCTTGTCGCGCGGTTTTCGCGTCACCATCAACTGCACGCTGTTCAACAACGAGCAGGCGGATGAGATCGCGAAGTTCTTCGATTTCGCCATGTCGCTGGGCATTGAAGGCATCACGGTGTCGCCGGGCTACAGTTACCAGCACGCGCCGCGGCAGGATGTGTTCCTGGGGCGCACCGAAAGCAAGCAATTGTTCCGCGATGTGTTCCGCATCGGTCGCGAACGCAAGAGCAAGTGGGTGTTCAACCAGTCGTCGATGTTCCTGGACTTCATCGCGGGCAACCAGAGTTACCAGTGCACGCCGTGGTCCAATCCCACGTACAACATCTTCGGCTGGCAGAAGCCGTGCTACCTGCTGGTCGATGAGGGCTATGCCAGTTCGTACAAGGAGTTGATCGAAGACACCGAGTGGGACAAGTACGGTGTCGGCATCAACCCCAAGTGCGACAACTGCATGGCGCATTGCGGTTTCGAGGGGACGGCAGTGGACGACACGTTTGCGCACCCGCTGAAGGCGGCGCGCGTGGCGACGTTCGGCCCGCGCATCGACGGCGCCATGGCGCCGGATCTGCCGGTGTTGTACGGCGATCGTGCCGATGCCACGGCCATTCGCATTCCCATCAGTGCGATTCAACGTTCCTCGTCATCCCATGGGGCAGATACCGGGCGCTGA